Proteins encoded within one genomic window of Nonomuraea gerenzanensis:
- a CDS encoding heparinase II/III domain-containing protein: protein MFRRARTTSGQAICLSDQFPGIDVEEVMDGLVRFVKLPPVRLGTPIDWAANPHGNRSWALHLHALRWMGRLVSAYERTGERACLDRAQAVTDDWIAANPRNGPGVSPWAWAEHAVALRAPALVCLSEHVRTAVLWDSLAEHGEVLADPDLYREGHNHGLDQDIALLVVGCRLGRARWRDLAVRRMTASAELAVDAQGVLHEQAPRYGLYVHRRLGVALRAIRESGAEVPERLLARRRALESYVAHATQPDGRLVPIGDSPADARADGFAHEGPPVRIFDGGYVFGRTAWDDPDAAHYSIRFGPGRRLHGHEDHLGVTYSARGRRILVEAGFHSYERTGYVEWTRSPQAHNVPVPTSGTFRPGTATRLLRSAVGPSSQSYELADDAYGTTRTRHVVVNHDPDTLAVHDTVASGTLRSLWHFDPAFEVVSRREGAVELSDPEGFRVTVLQFPGEGLAVRPMLVSTGYLRTAEAVTVVSPEAPGVLTVIVPGGTSILL from the coding sequence GTGTTCCGGCGTGCCCGCACGACCTCAGGCCAGGCCATCTGCCTGAGCGACCAGTTCCCCGGGATCGACGTGGAGGAGGTGATGGACGGCCTGGTGCGGTTCGTGAAGCTGCCGCCGGTGCGGCTCGGCACCCCGATCGACTGGGCCGCGAACCCGCACGGCAACCGCTCCTGGGCGCTGCACCTGCACGCGCTGCGCTGGATGGGCCGCCTGGTGTCCGCCTACGAGCGCACGGGTGAGCGGGCCTGCCTCGACCGCGCCCAGGCCGTCACCGACGACTGGATCGCCGCGAACCCCAGGAACGGCCCCGGCGTCAGCCCCTGGGCGTGGGCCGAGCACGCGGTCGCGCTGCGCGCCCCGGCGCTGGTGTGCCTGAGCGAGCACGTGCGCACCGCGGTCCTGTGGGACAGCCTGGCCGAGCACGGCGAGGTCCTGGCCGACCCGGATCTCTACCGCGAGGGCCACAACCACGGCCTCGACCAGGACATCGCGCTGCTGGTCGTCGGCTGCCGCCTGGGCCGGGCACGCTGGCGGGACCTGGCCGTACGCAGGATGACCGCCTCGGCCGAGCTGGCCGTCGACGCCCAGGGCGTCCTGCACGAGCAGGCGCCGCGCTACGGCCTGTACGTGCACCGCCGCCTCGGCGTCGCCCTGCGCGCGATCAGGGAGAGCGGGGCCGAGGTGCCGGAGCGGCTGCTGGCCAGGCGGCGGGCGCTGGAGTCGTACGTGGCCCACGCCACCCAGCCGGACGGCCGGCTCGTGCCCATCGGCGACAGCCCGGCCGACGCCCGCGCGGACGGGTTCGCGCACGAGGGGCCGCCGGTGCGGATCTTCGACGGGGGCTACGTGTTCGGCAGGACCGCGTGGGACGACCCGGACGCCGCCCACTACTCGATCAGGTTCGGCCCGGGGCGGCGGCTGCACGGCCACGAGGACCACCTGGGCGTCACCTACTCGGCCAGGGGCCGCCGCATCCTGGTGGAGGCCGGCTTCCACTCCTACGAGCGCACCGGCTACGTCGAGTGGACCCGCTCCCCGCAGGCCCACAACGTCCCCGTCCCGACGTCGGGGACTTTTCGCCCCGGCACCGCCACCCGCCTGCTGCGCTCGGCCGTCGGCCCGTCCAGCCAGAGCTACGAGCTGGCCGACGACGCCTACGGGACGACCAGGACCCGGCACGTCGTGGTCAACCACGACCCCGACACGCTGGCCGTGCACGACACCGTGGCCTCGGGGACCCTGCGCAGCCTGTGGCACTTCGACCCGGCGTTCGAGGTGGTGTCGCGGCGTGAGGGGGCCGTGGAGCTGAGCGATCCCGAGGGGTTCAGGGTCACGGTGCTGCAGTTCCCGGGGGAGGGGCTGGCCGTGCGGCCCATGCTGGTCTCCACCGGCTATCTCCGCACGGCCGAGGCCGTCACCGTCGTGTCCCCCGAGGCGCCGGGCGTGCTGACGGTGATCGTGCCGGGCGGTACTAGCATCCTGCTGTGA
- a CDS encoding RNA polymerase sigma factor — MTGETIAATVPWTARAPGAVHDTLDGADAFAAVFDAYFGEIHAYAAQRLGPDIAEDIVAETFLTAFRKRDRYDPSRAGVRAWLYGIATNLIGKHRRLEARTLRALGRCGADTDAPGHEESVAVRVSAQSLRPELAAALAELDRRDRDVLLLVALAGLSHDEIATALGIPYGTVGSRLSRARKKLRGRLGEVRGDG, encoded by the coding sequence ATGACGGGGGAGACCATCGCGGCCACGGTGCCCTGGACGGCCCGCGCGCCGGGCGCCGTGCACGACACGCTGGACGGCGCCGACGCGTTCGCCGCGGTGTTCGACGCGTACTTCGGCGAGATCCACGCCTACGCCGCCCAGCGGCTCGGCCCGGACATCGCCGAGGACATCGTGGCCGAGACGTTCCTGACGGCGTTCCGCAAGCGCGACCGCTACGACCCGTCCCGCGCGGGGGTGCGGGCCTGGTTGTACGGCATCGCCACGAACCTCATCGGCAAGCACCGCCGCCTGGAGGCCCGCACGCTGCGCGCCCTGGGCCGCTGCGGCGCCGACACCGACGCCCCGGGCCACGAGGAGTCGGTGGCCGTACGCGTCAGCGCCCAGAGCCTGCGCCCCGAGCTGGCCGCCGCCCTGGCCGAGCTGGACCGGCGCGACCGCGACGTGCTGCTGCTGGTGGCGCTGGCCGGGCTGAGCCACGACGAGATCGCCACCGCGCTCGGCATCCCGTACGGCACCGTCGGCTCCCGCCTGAGCCGCGCCAGGAAGAAGCTGCGCGGCCGGCTGGGGGAGGTGCGGGGCGATGGATGA
- a CDS encoding winged helix DNA-binding domain-containing protein codes for MRSVGAQLLHRPPGLTPGDIVSGLTAMQAQDVPSALLAFRARSATLTPADVEAAWQSREIVRTWGPRGTLHFVHADDLPWLHALTGSATGTLRRLAEEGVTGDDLLPLITAALAGQGPLTKADLEERLKGRARGQGVVHLVALAAHHGLAVLGPQRAGKPTYVHAADWLGAPITPEPDRERALKELATRYRRAHHPATPDDLAAWSGLPAGQARTAWGLSEAPAPPPEDAPLLRLLPAFDEYVLGWRSRDPVLAPEHAKKVFPGGGILRPAVLVNGEIKGVWGRKGAQVSVQAFDELPALDDEVADVRRFLEGA; via the coding sequence ATGAGAAGCGTCGGCGCCCAGCTCCTGCACCGCCCGCCCGGCCTCACCCCCGGCGACATCGTCAGCGGCCTCACCGCCATGCAGGCCCAGGACGTCCCCTCCGCCCTGCTGGCCTTCCGCGCCCGCTCCGCCACCCTCACCCCGGCGGACGTGGAGGCGGCCTGGCAGTCCCGCGAGATCGTCAGGACGTGGGGCCCGCGCGGCACCCTCCACTTCGTGCACGCCGACGACCTCCCCTGGCTCCACGCCCTCACCGGCAGCGCCACCGGCACCCTGCGCCGCCTCGCCGAAGAGGGCGTCACGGGCGACGACCTCCTCCCGCTCATCACCGCGGCTCTCGCGGGCCAGGGCCCCCTCACCAAGGCCGACCTGGAGGAACGCCTCAAGGGCCGCGCCCGCGGCCAGGGCGTCGTGCACCTGGTGGCACTGGCCGCCCACCACGGCCTGGCCGTCCTGGGGCCGCAGCGCGCGGGCAAGCCCACGTACGTCCACGCCGCCGACTGGCTCGGCGCCCCGATCACCCCGGAGCCCGACCGCGAACGCGCGCTGAAGGAGCTGGCCACCCGCTACCGCCGCGCCCACCACCCCGCCACCCCCGACGACCTGGCCGCCTGGTCGGGCCTGCCCGCCGGGCAGGCCCGCACGGCCTGGGGCCTGAGCGAAGCGCCCGCGCCGCCGCCCGAGGACGCCCCGCTGCTCCGCCTCCTGCCCGCCTTCGACGAGTACGTGCTGGGCTGGCGGAGCAGGGACCCCGTCCTGGCCCCCGAGCACGCCAAGAAGGTGTTCCCCGGCGGCGGCATCCTGCGCCCCGCCGTGCTGGTGAACGGCGAGATCAAGGGCGTGTGGGGGCGGAAGGGCGCCCAGGTGAGCGTGCAGGCGTTCGACGAGCTGCCCGCGCTGGACGACGAGGTCGCCGACGTACGCCGCTTCCTCGAAGGAGCGTGA
- a CDS encoding DUF3488 and transglutaminase-like domain-containing protein translates to MTYGNLPGAPGVGRHGAGSAATGGVGLRAPDGGGHRADTGAPAGGGHAAGRSAPGTIQHTAAPAGPLWRRLAGLAMVAALAGVAGWGFHRVFPGTELLLAVIPAATAPAAVAALTRTRPLWLALALDLVLWLAGTIPLYGTLSPTVPTDVANAWHALLTTLLPAQPDPELLVLVHTLVWAAATIGAEILSRTTTRITAALPALAVYGVALLLGVDGEGSNVPVAAALFVLIAALALIRDDRSPVWLLAGIPSAAALAALALVAAPLLPIAAEPYNPRQDVDLPPPARVDSVSPLDRVSAWLQIPDRELFTVRADKPQNWRLAVLDRYDGVRWTSSARFQPTGGRVPDGEWTGAADVVRQRVTFGGLPGTWLPAAERPEEVNGVSGLAVDPASGSLLAADKPAKGFSYEVTSRVPRPTRDDLLAAGPVRDPALTAFPDAPQEQLFRRLAQQAVKGAGEPIKQAYRLQSYLRTSAAYDVTAPPGHSLKGLEFFLQTTHRGTSEQFAATFALMARTLGLPSRVVVGFRPGQETGGVYHVKSGHVMAWAEIKFDGLGWRPFYPTPGRSGAKDDHEVASSAIEESEQLEGEFAKGGSDRPKQSEPQAAGQDERVAGGPDPSLLAAVVAGGLLVVYAGVVAAVPWRRRQGRRRAEEPGERVLGAWRQACDDLGLGKEHALTAGDVVSRQPGDISVHLQPLAEISNFVRYAPESVTDTAATEAWQRSDAIRRAVRARTPFLTRLRHRLLLR, encoded by the coding sequence ATGACCTACGGCAACCTGCCGGGCGCTCCCGGCGTGGGCAGGCATGGCGCCGGCTCGGCCGCCACTGGCGGCGTCGGGCTGCGCGCACCTGACGGCGGCGGGCATCGCGCCGACACGGGCGCCCCTGCCGGAGGCGGGCACGCCGCAGGCCGCAGCGCACCCGGCACCATCCAGCACACCGCCGCGCCAGCAGGCCCGCTGTGGCGGCGGCTGGCCGGGCTGGCGATGGTCGCGGCCCTGGCGGGCGTGGCCGGATGGGGTTTCCACCGGGTGTTCCCAGGAACGGAGCTGCTCCTGGCCGTCATCCCCGCCGCGACCGCCCCCGCAGCCGTGGCCGCCCTGACCCGCACCCGCCCCCTCTGGCTGGCCCTCGCCCTGGACCTGGTCCTCTGGCTGGCCGGCACCATCCCCCTGTACGGAACGCTGTCCCCCACCGTCCCCACCGACGTGGCCAACGCCTGGCACGCCCTGCTCACCACCCTCCTCCCCGCGCAGCCGGACCCCGAGCTGCTGGTGCTGGTCCACACCCTCGTCTGGGCGGCGGCCACCATCGGCGCGGAGATCCTGAGCCGCACCACCACCCGGATCACTGCCGCACTCCCCGCCCTGGCCGTCTACGGTGTGGCGCTGCTGCTGGGCGTGGACGGCGAGGGCTCGAACGTGCCGGTGGCGGCGGCGCTGTTCGTGCTGATCGCCGCCCTGGCGCTGATCCGCGACGACCGCTCCCCGGTGTGGCTGCTGGCCGGGATCCCGTCGGCCGCCGCGCTGGCCGCGCTCGCCCTGGTGGCGGCCCCGCTGCTGCCCATCGCCGCCGAGCCGTACAACCCCCGCCAGGACGTCGACCTGCCTCCTCCCGCCCGCGTGGACAGCGTCAGCCCCCTCGACCGCGTCTCGGCCTGGCTGCAGATCCCCGACCGCGAGCTGTTCACGGTCAGGGCAGACAAGCCGCAGAACTGGCGGCTGGCCGTCCTCGACCGGTACGACGGCGTCCGGTGGACGTCGAGCGCCCGCTTCCAGCCCACCGGCGGACGGGTCCCCGACGGCGAGTGGACGGGTGCGGCCGACGTGGTGCGGCAGCGCGTCACGTTCGGCGGCCTGCCGGGCACCTGGCTGCCAGCCGCCGAGCGCCCCGAGGAGGTCAACGGAGTCAGCGGCCTGGCCGTGGACCCGGCCAGCGGTTCGCTGCTGGCCGCGGACAAGCCGGCCAAGGGCTTCAGCTACGAGGTGACCTCCCGCGTGCCCCGCCCCACCAGGGACGACCTGCTGGCCGCCGGCCCCGTACGCGATCCGGCCCTGACGGCCTTCCCCGACGCCCCCCAGGAACAGCTCTTCCGCAGGCTCGCCCAGCAGGCCGTCAAGGGCGCCGGCGAGCCGATCAAGCAGGCGTACCGGCTGCAGAGCTACCTGCGCACGAGCGCCGCCTACGACGTCACCGCACCGCCCGGACACTCGCTCAAGGGCCTGGAGTTCTTCCTGCAGACCACGCACAGGGGGACGTCGGAGCAGTTCGCGGCCACGTTCGCGCTGATGGCCAGGACGCTCGGGCTGCCGTCGAGGGTGGTCGTGGGGTTCAGGCCGGGGCAGGAAACCGGCGGCGTCTATCACGTCAAGTCGGGGCATGTCATGGCGTGGGCGGAGATCAAGTTCGACGGGCTGGGGTGGCGGCCGTTCTATCCGACGCCCGGCCGCAGCGGCGCCAAGGACGACCACGAGGTGGCCTCCTCGGCGATCGAGGAGAGCGAGCAGCTGGAGGGCGAGTTCGCCAAGGGCGGCAGCGACCGGCCCAAGCAGTCCGAGCCGCAGGCGGCGGGCCAGGACGAGCGGGTGGCCGGCGGGCCTGACCCGTCGCTGCTCGCGGCGGTGGTGGCGGGCGGGCTGCTGGTGGTGTACGCGGGAGTGGTGGCCGCCGTGCCGTGGCGGCGCAGGCAGGGGCGTCGCCGCGCCGAGGAGCCCGGGGAGCGGGTGCTGGGGGCGTGGCGGCAGGCGTGCGACGACCTGGGGCTGGGCAAGGAGCACGCCCTGACGGCAGGCGACGTGGTGTCCCGCCAGCCGGGCGATATTTCCGTACATCTCCAGCCTTTGGCCGAAATTTCCAATTTCGTGCGGTACGCCCCCGAGAGCGTCACCGACACCGCCGCCACCGAGGCCTGGCAACGCAGCGACGCCATCCGCAGGGCCGTACGCGCCCGCACCCCCTTCCTCACCCGCCTCCGCCACCGCCTCCTCCTCCGCTGA
- a CDS encoding DUF58 domain-containing protein, which yields MRLTAVLTPLGWGTLAGAVVLYVAGFALGYPEPVVLATGALLALAAAVAWTAPRPRLEVHREVTPLKVPRGEAAVAVLSVTNLGSRGLSGLRAQDRLGSAEHTVDLPRLPKGAARTVSYPLPTDARGEIPVGPLVLVRADPFGLTRRVREYGRPATLLVRPRTVALPVPPSGKAHHLEGPTSDNAPAGTVTFHTLREYVVGDDLRHVHWRSSARTGTLMVRQLIDASLPTTTVLLDTRGLTEVAVDAAASAAVAAARAGFPVRVLTGDGPLPDPKPDAETVLDRLALVRPGTAGVTEALRMARGGGALVLVTGDPSEVGRAAGVRRRFDRVLCVYTGSGPAPAGPAGVTVVPIAALDELPVAWGAR from the coding sequence GTGCGGCTCACCGCGGTGCTGACCCCGCTGGGGTGGGGCACGCTGGCGGGGGCCGTGGTGCTGTACGTCGCCGGCTTCGCGCTCGGTTACCCGGAGCCCGTCGTGCTCGCCACGGGCGCGCTGCTCGCGCTGGCCGCCGCCGTGGCGTGGACCGCTCCGCGGCCCCGGCTGGAGGTGCACAGGGAGGTCACCCCGCTCAAGGTGCCGCGCGGCGAGGCCGCCGTGGCCGTCCTGAGCGTGACGAACCTCGGCAGCCGCGGCCTGTCCGGGCTGCGGGCCCAGGACCGCCTCGGCTCCGCCGAGCACACCGTGGACCTGCCCCGGCTGCCCAAGGGCGCGGCGCGCACGGTGTCGTACCCGCTGCCCACCGACGCGCGGGGGGAGATCCCGGTGGGCCCGCTCGTGCTCGTGCGCGCCGACCCGTTCGGGCTGACGCGCCGGGTCCGCGAGTACGGCCGTCCCGCCACCCTCCTGGTACGCCCGCGCACGGTCGCCCTGCCCGTCCCGCCGTCCGGCAAGGCCCACCATCTGGAGGGCCCCACCAGCGACAACGCCCCCGCCGGCACGGTCACCTTCCACACCCTGCGCGAGTACGTCGTGGGCGACGACCTGCGCCACGTGCACTGGCGCTCCAGCGCCCGCACCGGCACCCTGATGGTCCGCCAGCTCATCGACGCCAGCCTGCCCACCACGACGGTCCTGCTCGACACGCGGGGTCTGACGGAGGTGGCCGTGGACGCCGCCGCCTCGGCCGCCGTCGCCGCCGCGCGGGCGGGCTTCCCGGTACGCGTCCTCACCGGCGACGGGCCGCTGCCCGACCCGAAGCCGGACGCCGAGACCGTGCTGGACCGCCTCGCCCTGGTGCGGCCGGGCACCGCCGGGGTCACCGAGGCGCTGCGGATGGCTCGGGGTGGCGGGGCGCTGGTGCTCGTGACCGGGGATCCGTCGGAGGTGGGACGGGCCGCGGGGGTACGGCGCCGCTTCGACCGCGTCCTCTGCGTCTACACCGGCTCCGGCCCCGCTCCGGCCGGGCCGGCGGGGGTGACGGTCGTGCCGATCGCCGCCCTGGACGAGCTGCCGGTGGCCTGGGGGGCCCGATGA
- a CDS encoding AAA family ATPase, producing MTQYNYQDQFDQQQYQQQPPAAYDQQYQQPAAYDQQHQQQQQPQQQLAGQFAQRFQLLAGNIERIIRGKHEAIELALICLFAEGHLLVEDVPGTGKTTLARSLAASVDAEWRRIQFTPDLLPSDITGVSIFNQAHQKFEFHQGPVFANIVLADEINRASPKTQAALLEVMEERRVTVDAEPHPVPRPFLVVATQNPVDMDGTYPLPEAQLDRFLMKISVGYPDHASEVEVLKGMPTGPQVERLPVVARSSDVAGMIDFASRIHVADPVYDYIVALCGATRTSPHLRLGASPRGSLALLRAARVKAAAAGRHYVVPEDVKALAVPVLAHRLILTPEAELREVTAAAALGELLAGMPVPQAA from the coding sequence TTGACCCAGTACAACTACCAGGACCAGTTCGATCAGCAGCAGTACCAGCAACAGCCGCCCGCCGCCTACGACCAGCAGTACCAGCAGCCGGCCGCCTACGACCAGCAACATCAGCAGCAACAACAACCGCAGCAGCAGCTCGCGGGCCAGTTCGCGCAGCGCTTCCAGCTACTGGCCGGCAACATCGAGCGCATCATCCGAGGCAAGCACGAGGCCATCGAGCTGGCCCTGATCTGCCTGTTCGCCGAGGGGCACCTGCTGGTCGAGGACGTGCCCGGCACCGGCAAGACCACGCTCGCGCGTTCGCTCGCGGCCAGCGTGGACGCGGAGTGGCGGCGCATCCAGTTCACGCCCGACCTGCTGCCCAGCGACATCACCGGCGTGTCGATCTTCAACCAGGCGCACCAGAAGTTCGAGTTCCACCAGGGGCCGGTCTTCGCCAACATCGTGCTCGCCGACGAGATCAACCGCGCCTCCCCGAAGACGCAGGCCGCGCTGCTGGAGGTGATGGAGGAGCGCCGGGTCACGGTGGACGCCGAGCCGCATCCGGTGCCCCGGCCGTTCCTGGTCGTGGCCACGCAGAACCCGGTGGACATGGACGGCACGTACCCGCTGCCCGAGGCCCAGCTCGACCGGTTCCTGATGAAGATCTCCGTGGGGTACCCGGATCACGCGTCCGAGGTGGAGGTGCTCAAGGGCATGCCGACGGGGCCGCAGGTCGAGCGGCTGCCCGTGGTGGCACGCTCCTCGGACGTGGCCGGCATGATCGACTTCGCCTCGCGCATCCACGTGGCCGACCCGGTCTACGACTACATCGTGGCGCTGTGCGGCGCCACCCGTACCAGCCCGCACCTGCGGCTCGGCGCCAGCCCCCGGGGCAGCCTCGCGCTGCTGCGCGCCGCGCGCGTCAAGGCCGCCGCGGCGGGGCGGCACTACGTGGTGCCCGAGGACGTCAAGGCGCTGGCCGTGCCCGTGCTGGCCCACCGCCTGATCCTCACACCCGAGGCCGAATTGCGCGAGGTCACCGCGGCCGCCGCGCTCGGCGAGCTCCTCGCCGGGATGCCGGTGCCACAGGCGGCGTAG
- a CDS encoding fibronectin type III domain-containing protein, producing the protein MLRGDRTTAVIAGAAAVVLVAAAAWFGVGVSSANPKLADVGAWLWTKARGKIVHVNGLSGEVDGYLDDKAGRQLRVVQDGGHVLLVDDRTGYVSRVEPSQLTVTESRDFGAAGMQLAMSGDTAYAVDPAAGRVQQINPGTLDTLGAAITLPGPLGAARIDGGGRLWVPVTAQGQVVPVTNGTVASPIKVGEPGEELSVTIAGGLPVVVNTRAATATIIGSDGGVGEITLPKGVAQAAKGGALTPAGTEGALVPILAPGDSGLLVVIDTGSNSVLSTKLATGDPAALGVPQVLGTKVYVPDQGSGSLIVWDSAAGGRPTKLQVAQGPGPVDVFVKDGLLWANDENGDKAVVIDPEGRKHDVDKDDSDVPGPSNTPKPRPTPRTEPTRTDTPPDPEPEQEPVPDPVKTSERPSATPTREAPTKSPTPTPSATAPSAPGAVTARSGPGKVTVTFSPSDGGQVERYTLQTSGDGRSTPQSVDAEGPFQFEFTGGDCAKEYTFTVVAHWSGGEVESEPSAGVRPCVAPGSPTGFAAKARNRGAELTWTAPQGADDATTYELTGAATDSGIKGTSFTVDGLKNNQKHAFKLKARNAAGESPDVATTEVDLAYPRQQYKNASNDDTNTLIRPGPSPSGEAGKIPQGQYITLTVICQVKGASYTDSSTGRSSDIWNRIESQYGNGYLNDTLVATPDGGFPEGPLFECTD; encoded by the coding sequence GTGCTCCGAGGCGACCGCACCACGGCGGTGATCGCCGGGGCGGCGGCCGTGGTCCTGGTCGCCGCGGCGGCGTGGTTCGGCGTGGGCGTCTCCAGCGCCAACCCCAAGCTGGCCGACGTCGGCGCCTGGTTGTGGACCAAGGCCCGCGGCAAGATCGTGCACGTCAACGGCCTGTCCGGCGAGGTGGACGGCTACCTCGACGACAAGGCGGGGCGACAGCTCCGCGTCGTCCAGGACGGCGGCCACGTCCTGCTCGTGGACGACCGGACCGGCTACGTCAGCCGTGTCGAGCCCAGCCAGCTCACCGTGACCGAGAGCCGCGACTTCGGCGCGGCCGGGATGCAGCTGGCCATGTCCGGCGACACCGCCTACGCCGTGGACCCCGCCGCGGGCAGGGTCCAGCAGATCAACCCCGGCACCCTCGACACCCTCGGCGCCGCGATCACCCTGCCGGGGCCGCTGGGCGCGGCCCGCATCGACGGCGGAGGCCGCCTCTGGGTGCCCGTGACGGCGCAGGGCCAGGTCGTCCCGGTCACGAACGGCACGGTGGCGAGCCCGATCAAGGTCGGCGAGCCGGGTGAGGAGCTGTCGGTCACCATCGCCGGCGGCCTGCCCGTCGTCGTCAACACCCGGGCCGCCACCGCCACGATCATCGGCTCGGACGGCGGCGTCGGCGAGATCACCCTGCCCAAGGGCGTGGCCCAGGCCGCCAAGGGCGGCGCGCTCACCCCGGCCGGCACGGAGGGCGCCCTGGTGCCGATCCTGGCCCCCGGCGACTCGGGCCTGCTCGTGGTGATCGACACGGGCTCCAACTCCGTGCTCAGCACCAAGCTCGCCACCGGCGACCCGGCCGCGCTGGGCGTGCCGCAGGTGCTCGGCACCAAGGTGTACGTGCCGGACCAGGGCAGCGGCTCCCTGATCGTCTGGGACAGCGCGGCGGGCGGGCGGCCCACCAAGCTCCAGGTGGCGCAGGGCCCTGGCCCGGTGGACGTGTTCGTCAAGGACGGCCTGCTCTGGGCGAACGACGAGAACGGCGACAAGGCCGTCGTCATCGACCCCGAGGGCCGCAAGCACGACGTGGACAAGGACGACTCCGACGTTCCGGGCCCGTCCAACACCCCCAAGCCCAGGCCGACCCCGCGCACCGAGCCCACCCGTACCGACACCCCGCCCGACCCCGAGCCCGAGCAGGAGCCCGTCCCGGACCCGGTCAAGACCTCCGAGCGGCCCAGCGCCACCCCCACCCGTGAGGCACCCACCAAGAGCCCCACCCCGACGCCGTCGGCCACCGCGCCCTCCGCGCCCGGCGCCGTGACCGCCAGGTCCGGCCCCGGCAAGGTCACGGTGACCTTCAGCCCGTCGGACGGGGGCCAGGTCGAGCGGTACACGCTGCAGACCTCCGGCGACGGCAGGTCCACCCCGCAGTCGGTGGACGCGGAGGGGCCGTTCCAGTTCGAGTTCACCGGCGGCGACTGCGCGAAGGAGTACACCTTCACCGTGGTCGCGCACTGGTCGGGCGGCGAGGTCGAGTCGGAGCCCAGCGCCGGGGTACGGCCGTGCGTGGCGCCGGGCTCGCCCACGGGCTTCGCCGCCAAGGCCAGGAACCGGGGCGCCGAGCTGACCTGGACCGCCCCCCAGGGCGCCGACGACGCCACCACGTACGAGCTGACCGGCGCCGCCACCGACAGCGGCATCAAGGGCACGTCGTTCACCGTGGACGGGCTCAAGAACAACCAGAAGCACGCCTTCAAGCTCAAGGCCAGGAACGCCGCCGGCGAGAGCCCCGACGTGGCCACCACCGAGGTGGACCTGGCCTACCCGCGCCAGCAGTACAAGAACGCCAGCAACGACGACACCAACACGCTGATCCGCCCCGGGCCGTCGCCCAGCGGCGAGGCCGGCAAGATCCCGCAGGGCCAGTACATCACGCTGACCGTGATCTGCCAGGTCAAGGGCGCGTCCTACACCGACTCCTCGACCGGTAGGTCCAGTGACATCTGGAACAGGATTGAGAGCCAGTACGGCAACGGCTACCTGAACGACACTCTGGTGGCGACTCCGGACGGCGGTTTCCCCGAGGGGCCGCTCTTCGAGTGCACCGACTGA